TCGGCTCGAGCTGAAAGGCTGCCACGCCACCCAAACCATCCGCGACAACCAAGCCGATGTGCAGTCCTCCGTGGGGCCCATCTCGGTGAGCTTCAACAAAGGCGGCGAGGCCGGCTGGGCCGCGAAAGTGGCCGATGGCAAGTTTGAGCTGGCGCTGGATTTTGAATGGCGCGAGGTGGAGCCCATTACCTACCTGCGGCACAAGCCCGACAACGACAAAGACCAGCCGCCCTACGAAATCAAGCTCCGGCGCGTGCGCAAGGGCAACACCAGCAACTTCGAGCTGCCCCTCTACACCACCGACGAAAAAGCCGTGCTGGATGTGGTGCGCCGCCTCGAGAAATTGCGCCAAGGCTGCCGCTAACGCGCTGCCCTAGGTGCCGGCCAGGTGCAGGCACCTAGGGCCAAGCACAACCCGCAGGCGGGGTGATTACGTTCGAACAACCTCTACGCTCTACCCTGCTGCACCCATGGCCAACTCGCCCGCCGCTTTTACCCTGCGCTTCGACCCCAAGCTGAGCATCAACCCCTCGGGCAAGCACGTGCGCGACGGGCTTTCCTCGACGCTGCGCACCGGCGACAACCTCTGGATGGCCTGCGACGAGCGGGCCAGCGTGGAGCGCCTGCGCCTTACCGACGCCACCACCTTCGGGCAGCACTGCCGCTTTCAGCTGGCCGATTTTATTGACTTGCCCGACCCCGATGCCGAGGCCGAAATCGACATTGAGGGGCTGGCCGAAGGCGACGGGTATTTGTGGATTGTGGGCTCGCACAGCCTGCGCCGCAAAGACCCCAAGCCCGAGAAAGACGACACCGAAAAAGGCCTGGCCAAGCTGGCCAAAGTGCGCGCCGACCCCAACCGCTACCTGCTGGCCCGGGTGCCGCTGGTGCTGAACCCGGAAACCCAGGATTACGAGCTGCAGAAAACCGCCCCCGACCCGCACCAGAAGCGCCGCAAGCTGAAGGCCGCGCGCCTCGGGCATCATACCCTGGTGCGCCTGCTGCGCCGCGACCCGCACGTGGGCCCGTTTGTGCACCTGCCCGGCAAAGACAACGGCTTCGACATCGAGGGCATGGCCTACGCCGGCGACGGGCGCCTGTTTGTGGGCCTGCGCGGGCCGGTGCTGCGCGGCTGGGCCATTGTGCTGGAGCTGCACGTAACCGAGGGCAGCAAACCCGGCCGCCTGCGCCTGGGCAAGCTCTCCGATGCGCAGGGGGTGTACTACCGCAAGCACTTTCTCGACCTAGGCGGCATGGGCCTGCGCGAGCTGCGCCTCGTGGGCAACGACCTGTACCTGCTGGCCGGCCCCACCATGGACCTCGACGGCACCATTGCCGTGTTTTGCTGGCCCGATGCCCTGCACCACGACGCCGACAGCCTGGTGGCGCCCTCGCAGCTGCGCCGCTTGTTTGATGTGCCGCACGGCTTTGGGCCCACCGCCTGCCAGGACAAAGCCGAGGGCATGGCCCTGCTCAACGAGCACCACGTGCTGGTGGTGTTCGACAGCCCCACCGATGCCCGCAAGCCCGAGGACGACGCAGTACTTGCCGACGCCTTCCGCATTGTGCAGGAGCCCGAGCAACCCGACGCCGCAAACGCCGCCCCGCCGGCGCCCAGCGCCGCCGCCGAACCCAGCGCCCAGGTAGCCACCGCCGACGAGCACGTAACGGCCCCCGATGCCCAAAGCAACGTGCCCGCTCAATAGCCGCTTGCCAACCAACGGCCGCCAAAGGTGTTACTTTGCTCGGCATACCTACCACTTCTCTATGGCTGATAACGCCACGCTCATCCAGACGCCCGAAACCCGGCACCGCATCTATTTTCAGGACTGCGACCAGCTGGGCCACCTCAACAACGCCCGCTACCTCGACTACTTCCTGAACGCGCGCGAGGAGCACACCATGCGCCACTACGCCCTCAACCTAGGGCAGCTAACCCGCGAACAGCGCGCCGCCTGGGTTATTACCAAGCACCACATCAGCTACCTGAAACCAGCCAACCACGGCGAGGAAGTGCTCATCCGGACGCAGCTCATTCACTTCGACAACTCCTCGCTGGTGGTTGAGATGCAGATGCTCGATGCGGCCGGCCTGCGCCTGAAGTCGCTGCTGTGGTCGGAAATGGCCTTTATCAGCCTGGTAAACGGCAAGCGCGCCGACCACTCCGACGCCCTCATGGACATGCTCGAGCAGGTAGACGTGGACGATGTGCAGTACCACCCCGACGGCTTCGACGAACGCATTCGGGAGCTGCGCCACCAGTTCAAGAAACACCGCAAAGCCGCGGGCCACGACGACGAGTAGCACCGTGTAGCGCGGACTTTGGCTACGCCGACCTTCGGTTGTAGTCCGCGTCCACAGATAGTAAAATCAATCGTTGCAGGTAGCGCGGGCTTCAGTCCGCGTTGGCCTGAACGAAATCGTTGGAGCAAAACCGCGCAGAGTCAATCGTTGTGGCATACGCGGACTGAAGTCCACGCTACACGCACTGCATCCCTAGGTCCGAAAACAAAAATTACTATTCGAAGAACGCGGGCTGAACCGTAGGAAGGCGTAGCCAAGCCCGCGCTGCAGCCACAACCTCCCCTTCCGCCTTTGCGTTAGCCAGAAACCGGAACCACCCACCTAGGGCGGTTCCGGTTTTTCATTGCCGATTGTTTCACCACACCTGAAAACACCATGAGCATTTTTGGTAACGACCCGCTGAAGGGCAAAAAAGTAGCCGTGCTGGCCACCGATGGCTTCGAGCAATCGGAGCTGGAGCAACCCGTGAAAGCGCTGAAGAACGCCGGCGCCGACGTGGAGGTAGTGTCGCTGAAAAGCGGCTCGATTAAGGGCTGGGACGAAAAAGACTGGGGCAGCAAAGTTTCCGTGGATAAAACCCTCGACGAAGCCCGCCCCGCCGACTACGACGCGCTGGTGCTGCCCGGCGGCCAGATGAACCCCGATGTGCTGCGCACGGAGCCCAAAGCCGTGAGCTTCGCGGCCGACTTCATGAAGTCGGGCAAGGTGGTGGCGGCCATTTGCCACGGCCCCTGGACGCTGGTAGAAACCGGCCTGGTGCGCGGCAAAAACATGACCAGCTGGCCCAGCCTCAAAACCGACCTCACCAACGCCGGCGCCCAGTGGCAAGACGCCACGGTGGTAGTGGATGGCAACCTCATTACCAGCCGCAACCCCCAGGACCTGCCTGCTTTCAACGAAAAGCTGATCGAGAAAATCGGCGGCACCCAAGCCTAGGTACCTGCCCCACCAAAGAGCCCCGGCCGCGCGTAGCGGCCGGGGCTCTTTGGCGTTTATTGCCCGGCAGCAACCTAGGGCACCAGCGCCAGCAACGCGGCCGCCCAGCGGTGGTACACGAGGTAAAAGCCCACATCGAACAGAAGCAAAAAGCCGCCCTGCACCCACAGCGAGCGGGCGTAGCCCAGGTACCGCTCGGGCAGGTGCTCCGCGGAGGCTGCCCGCGCGTGCAGCCAGGCCCCCACGGCCACGTACGCCACATCGAGGCCGGCATTGAAGAGCAGGATGTTCTCGAACCGGAACTGCGCCTGCAGGCTATCGGCCAGCGTGAGGCCCTCTACGTGCAAGGGCCGCGCCTGCAAAATGCCCCACACGGCCAAACAAGCGTTTACCGCGCCCCAGCCGATGTTCATCTGATGAAAGTAGTGCGGCGCCTGCCTAGCCGGCGTGCGCGTAACCAGCCAGCCGCTGCCCAATAGGTTCAGCAGGGCCCAGGCGCCCAGCACGCCCATGCCTTGCTGGGCCAGCATTTCGCGCTGAAAGTTGATGGCCGGCAGCGCGGCCGCCACATCGGGTAAATCGGGCATAAGCAGCAGTATCAGCAACACAGCAACCTAAACAAAAAAGCGCGCCCCCAGGGGGCGCGCTTTCCGGAAAGCACCTAGGCAGGCAGCAGGTTACTGGGCAAAGCCAAAGCCTACGTACACCTGAATCAGGCTGTTCTTGATGTCGTTGAGGTTCTCGTTGGGCGTCATCAGGCCGTTTTCCATCTTGGGGTCGTTGTAGATGTTGGCCAGGCTGAGCACGTAGCGGCCGCCCACGCGGGCCGGGCCCACGCGGGCCTCCAGGCCGGCCACCCCGCCGTAGTCGAGCGAGTTGTAGTTGCGGCTGCTGATGTTCACGGCGTTCTTGTCTTCCTTCACGTTCACGAGCAGCGACACCTGCGGGCCCACGTGCAAGCTTACGTT
The sequence above is drawn from the Hymenobacter sp. YIM 151858-1 genome and encodes:
- a CDS encoding DUF6992 family protein, which codes for MPDLPDVAAALPAINFQREMLAQQGMGVLGAWALLNLLGSGWLVTRTPARQAPHYFHQMNIGWGAVNACLAVWGILQARPLHVEGLTLADSLQAQFRFENILLFNAGLDVAYVAVGAWLHARAASAEHLPERYLGYARSLWVQGGFLLLFDVGFYLVYHRWAAALLALVP
- a CDS encoding type 1 glutamine amidotransferase domain-containing protein — its product is MSIFGNDPLKGKKVAVLATDGFEQSELEQPVKALKNAGADVEVVSLKSGSIKGWDEKDWGSKVSVDKTLDEARPADYDALVLPGGQMNPDVLRTEPKAVSFAADFMKSGKVVAAICHGPWTLVETGLVRGKNMTSWPSLKTDLTNAGAQWQDATVVVDGNLITSRNPQDLPAFNEKLIEKIGGTQA
- a CDS encoding DUF3616 domain-containing protein, which produces MANSPAAFTLRFDPKLSINPSGKHVRDGLSSTLRTGDNLWMACDERASVERLRLTDATTFGQHCRFQLADFIDLPDPDAEAEIDIEGLAEGDGYLWIVGSHSLRRKDPKPEKDDTEKGLAKLAKVRADPNRYLLARVPLVLNPETQDYELQKTAPDPHQKRRKLKAARLGHHTLVRLLRRDPHVGPFVHLPGKDNGFDIEGMAYAGDGRLFVGLRGPVLRGWAIVLELHVTEGSKPGRLRLGKLSDAQGVYYRKHFLDLGGMGLRELRLVGNDLYLLAGPTMDLDGTIAVFCWPDALHHDADSLVAPSQLRRLFDVPHGFGPTACQDKAEGMALLNEHHVLVVFDSPTDARKPEDDAVLADAFRIVQEPEQPDAANAAPPAPSAAAEPSAQVATADEHVTAPDAQSNVPAQ
- a CDS encoding acyl-CoA thioesterase translates to MADNATLIQTPETRHRIYFQDCDQLGHLNNARYLDYFLNAREEHTMRHYALNLGQLTREQRAAWVITKHHISYLKPANHGEEVLIRTQLIHFDNSSLVVEMQMLDAAGLRLKSLLWSEMAFISLVNGKRADHSDALMDMLEQVDVDDVQYHPDGFDERIRELRHQFKKHRKAAGHDDE